The Bradyrhizobium sp. WBAH42 genome includes a window with the following:
- a CDS encoding cyclase family protein — MTSKLIDISVPLQNDVPADPPGNHPTIQYINHQQGLPRMLQFFDGLKAEDLPDGQGWAVEQVSLSTHNGTHLDAPWHFHPTMNRGERSWTIDEVPLEWCFQPGVKLDFRHLPDGYVATAKDVEAELKRIGHELKPLEIVVVNTSAGAKYGRQDYVTSGCGMGYEATMYLLERGVRLTGTDGWSWDAPFVHTAKKYAETKDASLIWEGHKAGRHIGYCHLEKLHNLESLPPTGFKVSCFPVKIERASAGWTRAVAILEG; from the coding sequence ACGACGTGCCGGCCGATCCGCCCGGCAATCATCCGACGATCCAGTATATCAATCACCAGCAGGGCCTGCCGCGCATGCTGCAGTTCTTCGACGGACTGAAGGCCGAGGATCTGCCTGATGGCCAGGGCTGGGCGGTGGAGCAGGTCAGCCTCTCCACCCACAACGGCACGCATCTCGATGCGCCCTGGCATTTTCACCCGACCATGAATCGCGGCGAGCGGTCCTGGACCATCGACGAGGTGCCGCTGGAATGGTGCTTCCAGCCCGGGGTGAAGCTCGACTTCCGGCACTTGCCGGACGGCTACGTCGCAACGGCCAAGGATGTCGAGGCCGAGCTCAAGCGCATCGGCCATGAGCTGAAGCCGCTCGAGATCGTCGTGGTCAACACCAGCGCCGGCGCCAAATATGGCCGGCAGGACTACGTCACGTCGGGCTGCGGCATGGGCTATGAAGCCACCATGTACCTGCTCGAGCGCGGCGTGCGCCTGACCGGCACCGACGGCTGGAGCTGGGACGCGCCGTTCGTTCACACCGCGAAGAAATACGCCGAGACGAAAGACGCCAGCCTGATCTGGGAAGGGCACAAGGCCGGCCGTCATATCGGCTATTGCCATCTCGAGAAGCTGCACAATCTCGAATCGCTGCCGCCAACCGGCTTCAAGGTGTCATGCTTCCCCGTGAAGATCGAACGAGCCTCGGCAGGATGGACAAGAGCGGTCGCGATTTTGGAGGGGTAA